From the Bacteriovorax sp. Seq25_V genome, one window contains:
- the acs gene encoding acetate--CoA ligase: protein MSYRITDFDQYKRDYDLSVQNPESFWENVAENFTWDKKWTKVQSGNFSDANIKWFENGKLNITNNCLDRHIPTKANDLALLFIANSPEEIDKRFTFKELLDEVSLTANMLKAQGVQKGDRVILYMSMVPELLISVLACARIGAVHSVVFGGFSAQALAGRIEDAEAKLIITNDGGYRGDKIIPLKNIVDEALLLEGCESVEKVIVHKRVNNIINMSPERDVDWDAAREGMSLNCPAESMDAEDTLFTLYTSGSTGKPKGIKHTVAGYMVWAAYTFENVFQVEENDLYWCTADIGWITGHSYITYGPLLNGKSTVMFEGVPTYPDASRFWQIVEKYKITHFYTAPTAIRALMGCGDEFVEKNDLSSLKVIGSVGEPINDEAWHWYNEKVGKKKCPIVDTWWQTETGGIMISPLANITKLKPCFATLPLPGVRPVLLDEKGQEITSIEAEGNLCMKHPWPGVVRSIWGDHERYKQTYFSTYPGYYFTGDGCRRDSEGFFRITGRVDDVINVSGHRIGTAEVEDAIDQHHDVIEAAVVGYPHDIKGQGIYAFVMVSKNATEKIKEEIIASVVKYIGPIAKPDKIQIVKGLPKTRSGKIMRRILRKIAAAEFDSFGDISTLLDPEVVEEIKSGAILD from the coding sequence ATGAGTTATAGAATTACAGACTTCGATCAGTATAAGCGAGATTATGATCTATCTGTTCAAAATCCAGAGTCCTTCTGGGAAAATGTTGCTGAGAATTTTACTTGGGATAAAAAGTGGACGAAAGTTCAATCTGGAAACTTTTCTGATGCTAATATTAAATGGTTTGAAAATGGTAAGTTAAATATTACTAATAACTGCCTTGATCGTCATATCCCAACGAAAGCAAATGATCTGGCACTACTATTCATTGCAAATAGTCCAGAAGAAATAGATAAGAGATTTACTTTTAAGGAACTTCTTGACGAAGTTTCTCTTACTGCAAATATGTTAAAAGCACAGGGGGTTCAAAAGGGAGATCGTGTTATTCTTTATATGTCGATGGTACCAGAGCTTTTAATCTCTGTACTTGCATGTGCTCGTATTGGTGCAGTTCACTCGGTTGTTTTTGGTGGCTTTTCTGCTCAAGCTTTAGCAGGAAGAATAGAGGATGCTGAAGCAAAACTTATCATTACAAATGATGGTGGTTATCGTGGAGATAAGATTATTCCTTTAAAAAATATTGTTGATGAGGCATTACTTTTAGAAGGTTGTGAATCTGTTGAAAAAGTAATTGTTCATAAGAGAGTGAATAATATCATCAACATGAGTCCTGAACGAGATGTCGATTGGGATGCCGCTCGAGAGGGGATGTCATTAAATTGTCCTGCGGAGTCTATGGATGCTGAGGATACACTCTTCACGCTTTATACTTCAGGGTCTACGGGGAAACCGAAAGGGATCAAGCATACTGTTGCTGGCTACATGGTTTGGGCAGCATATACCTTTGAAAATGTTTTTCAAGTTGAAGAGAATGATCTCTACTGGTGTACTGCTGACATTGGTTGGATTACAGGTCACTCTTATATAACATATGGACCGCTTTTAAATGGTAAATCAACAGTAATGTTTGAAGGTGTTCCAACTTATCCTGATGCAAGTAGATTTTGGCAGATCGTAGAAAAGTATAAGATAACCCATTTCTATACAGCTCCAACAGCTATTAGAGCTTTAATGGGCTGTGGGGATGAGTTTGTAGAAAAGAATGACCTTTCAAGTTTGAAAGTAATCGGGAGTGTTGGGGAACCTATCAATGACGAAGCTTGGCATTGGTACAACGAAAAGGTTGGAAAAAAGAAATGTCCGATCGTTGATACTTGGTGGCAGACTGAGACTGGTGGAATCATGATTTCTCCGCTTGCTAATATCACCAAACTAAAGCCATGTTTTGCAACATTACCGTTACCTGGCGTTCGACCAGTCTTGTTGGATGAAAAAGGTCAAGAGATTACATCAATTGAGGCTGAAGGTAATCTTTGTATGAAGCACCCTTGGCCAGGAGTTGTTCGCTCTATTTGGGGTGATCATGAAAGATATAAGCAAACCTATTTTTCAACATATCCAGGGTACTACTTTACAGGTGATGGTTGTCGCCGTGATAGCGAGGGATTTTTTAGAATTACAGGACGAGTTGATGATGTCATAAATGTTTCTGGTCACCGAATTGGTACCGCTGAGGTTGAAGATGCAATAGATCAACATCATGATGTAATTGAAGCTGCTGTAGTGGGGTATCCTCATGACATTAAAGGGCAGGGGATTTATGCGTTTGTCATGGTTAGTAAGAATGCAACAGAAAAGATCAAAGAAGAGATTATTGCATCTGTTGTAAAATACATTGGGCCAATTGCTAAGCCAGATAAGATACAAATTGTTAAAGGACTTCCTAAGACAAGGTCAGGTAAAATCATGAGAAGAATTTTAAGAAAAATTGCCGCAGCTGAGTTTGATAGCTTTGGAGATATTTCAACTCTTCTAGATCCAGAAGTTGTTGAGGAAATTAAGAGTGGCGCGATTCTAGATTAA
- a CDS encoding DUF3347 domain-containing protein, translating into MKFKFILALFFTLNIFSAQDRIKLEGKVKDELVKIYEVNEKLYDSFFDYNGKEVSKRALELKDAIEKISDEKIKNLLKFSADKLSTMTADRTEELNQQDYNIVSMALIHVNSKYDFGKKYNAYSCPMVKKKWLQNTEKDSNVKNPYAAMMRGCGSKDSNF; encoded by the coding sequence ATGAAATTTAAATTTATTTTAGCGTTATTTTTTACACTTAATATTTTTTCTGCTCAGGACAGAATTAAGCTTGAAGGAAAAGTTAAAGATGAACTGGTAAAGATTTATGAAGTTAACGAGAAGCTATATGATTCATTTTTTGACTATAATGGGAAAGAGGTTTCTAAGCGTGCTTTAGAACTTAAAGATGCAATCGAAAAGATTTCGGATGAAAAAATCAAGAACTTATTGAAGTTCTCTGCCGATAAGCTTAGTACTATGACAGCTGACAGAACAGAAGAGTTGAATCAGCAAGATTACAATATCGTTTCTATGGCATTGATACATGTGAATTCTAAATATGACTTTGGAAAGAAGTATAACGCTTATTCTTGTCCTATGGTTAAGAAAAAATGGTTACAAAATACAGAGAAAGACTCAAATGTTAAGAACCCTTATGCTGCAATGATGAGGGGATGTGGCTCAAAAGATTCTAATTTCTAA
- a CDS encoding energy transducer TonB, translated as MIRDQRTIFLVSLILTAAVHLLPLVISRGSDHAATLKAKSSNNSISISVKSVSIPVHIAKKDGRDQKREKPENKRKQTSLSGANGAKEAKLSGDFRPEYPHLSRVYEEEGTTRIKVKIDQHGNVVSAEILTSSGFPRLDSQALSSIKNSHFSPALDSDSQPIFSELIQDITFKLEE; from the coding sequence ATGATCAGAGATCAACGAACAATTTTTTTAGTTTCATTAATATTGACGGCTGCAGTTCACTTACTTCCTCTTGTTATTTCAAGAGGAAGTGATCATGCAGCAACTTTAAAAGCAAAAAGTTCAAACAACTCTATTTCAATATCGGTCAAGAGTGTCTCCATACCTGTTCACATTGCCAAGAAAGATGGCCGCGACCAGAAGAGAGAAAAGCCTGAAAACAAAAGAAAGCAAACTTCACTCTCAGGAGCAAATGGCGCCAAAGAAGCGAAACTCAGTGGAGATTTTCGTCCAGAGTATCCTCATCTCTCCCGGGTCTATGAAGAAGAAGGAACAACCAGAATAAAAGTCAAAATTGATCAGCATGGGAATGTCGTTTCAGCAGAAATTTTAACGAGCTCAGGCTTTCCAAGATTAGATTCTCAAGCCCTCTCCTCAATAAAAAACAGCCACTTCTCACCTGCTTTAGATAGTGACTCCCAACCTATTTTCAGTGAGTTAATACAAGATATAACATTTAAGCTTGAAGAATAA
- a CDS encoding PolC-type DNA polymerase III, whose amino-acid sequence MNDNFVFIDLETTSLDIENADIIELALVWKDNHSDEIKKYVTLIKPRRQVSREISSLTGITNKSLVNEKEFNELASNLFEMLEGKILVGHKVDFDYEVLKNHFQRIGINYASKTVCTLRLSKSFIPGLKSYSLVDMNSFFNLSYGKAHRALNDALAAYNLYEKIKDTYYPRTPSALKYIPKHERIIGTAPRSPGIISFSNKQKKIISIPTINIKKYLLDRLSLTIKNKDFLNEVIDINFHENSSLIETYIIHSKKEENHNWSLYTVKDKTGKLAIRVSKYQKFKPALMYFKTKKEGLQLLMKINSHLEASFENLKTKEMVIKHNHELEMKLRLYRPYYELVCYSSFDYNRRLYKHIYISSGRYIKIVQSKNKTPTSPSRKGFSLMSPKNIAAYHYAHNLLKESNYDGEVFKEVSLQKFATP is encoded by the coding sequence ATGAATGATAATTTCGTCTTTATTGACCTTGAAACTACATCTCTAGACATTGAAAATGCTGATATCATTGAGCTAGCTCTCGTATGGAAGGATAATCACTCAGACGAAATTAAAAAGTATGTCACTCTTATAAAACCTAGGCGACAAGTCTCACGGGAAATCTCAAGCCTTACGGGTATCACGAATAAATCATTAGTTAACGAAAAAGAGTTTAATGAACTAGCTTCGAATTTATTTGAAATGCTTGAAGGCAAGATCCTTGTTGGTCACAAAGTTGATTTTGACTATGAAGTTTTAAAAAATCACTTTCAAAGAATTGGCATCAACTATGCTTCAAAGACTGTTTGTACTCTTCGTTTATCAAAAAGTTTTATCCCAGGTCTTAAATCCTACTCACTTGTTGATATGAATTCATTTTTCAATCTAAGCTACGGTAAAGCACATCGGGCCCTTAATGATGCTCTCGCAGCTTATAACCTCTATGAAAAGATAAAAGATACCTACTATCCTCGAACGCCTTCTGCTCTTAAATACATTCCTAAACATGAGAGAATTATTGGCACAGCCCCTCGCTCTCCGGGGATTATTAGTTTTTCAAACAAGCAAAAAAAAATCATTTCAATCCCAACAATAAATATCAAAAAATATTTATTAGATAGACTCAGTCTAACTATTAAGAACAAAGACTTTCTAAATGAAGTTATCGACATTAATTTTCATGAAAATTCATCTCTTATCGAAACCTACATTATCCACTCTAAAAAAGAAGAAAATCATAATTGGTCTTTATATACTGTAAAAGATAAAACAGGAAAATTAGCAATAAGAGTTAGCAAGTACCAAAAATTCAAACCGGCGCTAATGTACTTCAAAACAAAAAAAGAAGGACTACAGCTATTGATGAAAATTAATAGTCACCTCGAGGCCAGTTTCGAAAATCTTAAAACTAAAGAAATGGTGATAAAACACAATCATGAGTTAGAAATGAAGCTTCGCTTGTATCGACCATATTATGAATTAGTATGCTATTCTTCTTTTGATTATAATCGACGCTTATATAAACATATTTACATTTCATCCGGTAGATATATAAAAATAGTGCAGAGTAAGAACAAAACCCCTACCTCACCTTCAAGGAAAGGTTTTTCTTTAATGTCACCTAAAAATATCGCAGCCTACCACTATGCTCATAACCTTTTAAAAGAATCTAACTATGATGGTGAAGTATTTAAAGAAGTCTCACTTCAAAAATTTGCTACTCCTTAA
- a CDS encoding DoxX family membrane protein has product MKDNIKEWTPVIARSILGAIFLISGTNNFMSFLPEQQYTPEGLSFILALKESGYLFTLIKAMEVLCGSMLLFNLFTPFVMIIIAPIIVNIFLFELILSDSYMILPTVLVVLEAYLFYEYKNLFIWLFKYQVHTHTNDNKPPEILILDQLKEENPQEYSHLIHAKGVNKIILR; this is encoded by the coding sequence ATGAAGGACAATATAAAAGAATGGACACCTGTGATAGCACGCTCAATATTGGGAGCTATCTTTCTCATTAGCGGTACAAATAACTTCATGAGTTTTCTACCAGAGCAGCAGTACACACCAGAAGGGCTAAGCTTTATTCTTGCTCTTAAGGAATCCGGTTACCTTTTTACATTAATAAAGGCAATGGAAGTTCTATGTGGGTCAATGCTACTTTTTAATCTATTCACACCATTTGTGATGATTATAATCGCACCAATTATTGTGAATATTTTCCTCTTCGAACTAATCTTAAGTGACTCTTATATGATTCTACCAACTGTACTCGTTGTTTTAGAGGCTTATCTTTTCTACGAGTATAAGAACTTGTTTATTTGGCTATTTAAATATCAGGTTCATACGCATACTAATGATAATAAACCGCCAGAGATTCTCATTCTTGATCAACTAAAAGAAGAGAATCCACAGGAATATAGTCATTTAATTCACGCAAAAGGCGTTAATAAGATTATACTAAGATAG
- a CDS encoding TonB-dependent siderophore receptor has protein sequence MNHRFIFTTILLAQVTYSSEVIVTADKISKKINDSTNSVTIIDAESIANSPANTIEEILQSTPGIYISTNGSLGGISVLRMRGTGRGFSKVIIDGLELNDPTDIDNSFQLNQLSLDNIASIEILRGSQSTVYGSDAIGGVIKITTKSGKLPTTKLRVGYGSYDSKSIDYSVIGTSQNGINYSFSTSYFDTDGLSKYNGKLAETDRFNKLNIKGLVSKKFKSSKVSYQFHATKSDTEIDDSTGDLADKDNASYDQDIHQLSIENRLFNDLLLSKTSFKFMEINRDSAGSYPSKTLGKEKAISWQGSLFIGPTFTSVIGVEYNDQQADNQYDFSNTTRRSIRNTSFFISSNYIKDNYSADLAVRTDHNSVFDNYETWKIGGAYEVFSGLRIKTNLATGYKAPTIYQTYAGSQNRDLKPTESFYYDFIISMEKSIFNIDLTYFNYDFKNQITYKTNRYENINKSEIKGLETELKIKPTKDFIFGSAVTIQRAINKETTKYLEKTPRLLVKSFLQIDSLISTNLEFTYVGRRNDSGALPSYYLVNTSFHYENLKVSINNLLDRDYEDTRNYTTPGRNIFASYQFEL, from the coding sequence ATGAATCATAGATTCATTTTTACAACAATTTTACTTGCACAAGTTACCTACAGTTCTGAAGTCATTGTTACTGCAGATAAAATTTCAAAAAAAATTAATGACAGTACAAATTCAGTGACAATTATTGACGCTGAATCCATTGCTAACTCTCCAGCAAATACTATCGAAGAAATTCTTCAATCGACACCAGGTATATACATTAGCACCAATGGCTCACTTGGAGGAATCTCAGTGCTACGCATGCGTGGAACGGGACGAGGTTTTTCAAAAGTAATTATCGACGGCTTAGAACTTAATGACCCGACTGATATTGATAATTCATTTCAACTTAATCAGTTAAGCCTCGATAATATTGCTTCGATAGAAATTCTTCGTGGTTCGCAAAGTACAGTTTATGGTTCAGACGCTATCGGGGGAGTAATCAAGATTACAACAAAGTCTGGGAAGCTCCCAACCACAAAACTCCGCGTTGGTTATGGCTCCTATGATTCAAAATCAATTGACTACTCAGTAATAGGAACAAGCCAAAATGGGATCAACTATTCATTTTCGACGAGTTACTTTGATACAGATGGCCTATCAAAATATAATGGAAAACTTGCTGAGACAGATAGATTTAACAAATTAAATATTAAAGGATTAGTTTCCAAAAAATTTAAAAGCTCAAAAGTATCATATCAATTTCACGCAACAAAATCTGATACAGAGATTGACGATTCGACAGGAGACCTTGCAGACAAGGACAATGCATCCTATGATCAAGACATTCATCAGTTAAGCATTGAGAACCGACTATTTAATGATCTATTACTTTCAAAAACTAGTTTTAAGTTTATGGAAATTAATCGAGACTCTGCAGGTTCATACCCATCAAAGACTCTTGGAAAAGAAAAAGCTATTTCATGGCAAGGTTCTTTATTTATTGGCCCTACATTTACTTCAGTAATAGGTGTAGAATACAACGACCAACAGGCAGATAATCAATATGACTTTTCTAATACCACGAGACGTAGTATCAGAAATACTTCATTTTTTATCTCGTCAAATTATATTAAAGATAACTACAGTGCAGATCTAGCAGTCAGAACAGATCACAACTCTGTTTTTGACAACTATGAAACATGGAAAATTGGTGGAGCATATGAAGTATTTAGTGGTTTACGTATTAAAACAAACCTCGCAACTGGATACAAGGCTCCAACCATTTATCAAACTTATGCAGGATCACAAAACAGAGATTTGAAACCAACGGAATCTTTCTACTATGATTTCATTATTTCTATGGAAAAAAGCATTTTCAATATTGATCTTACATACTTCAACTATGATTTCAAAAATCAAATAACGTATAAGACAAACCGCTATGAGAATATTAATAAATCTGAAATTAAGGGACTTGAAACAGAACTTAAAATAAAACCAACAAAAGACTTCATTTTTGGTAGTGCTGTAACTATTCAAAGAGCAATAAATAAAGAAACAACGAAGTATCTTGAAAAGACTCCTCGTCTACTTGTAAAATCATTTCTCCAAATTGATTCATTAATAAGCACAAATCTCGAATTTACATATGTAGGAAGACGTAATGATAGTGGTGCCCTACCATCTTACTATCTTGTAAACACTTCATTTCACTATGAGAACTTGAAGGTTAGCATCAATAATTTATTAGATCGTGATTACGAAGACACTCGAAACTACACAACACCAGGGCGCAATATTTTTGCAAGCTACCAATTTGAGCTATGA
- a CDS encoding sugar MFS transporter, with protein sequence MKNKGFIILGYLALVALSFIDNGRGATYPQILETFHASGSQGSLIFSLASFTGLVTNFSTALWLPHLGLVWGTRLFVLTLSIAALGVSLSPNFWITLFFAAIAGVGFGGIGITMNIMVSEGAPAHLRRRFLSGLHGTYGVASFLAPLVFNLIMKLEGNWRTYFLLAVIPPLLVFLYSFTVHDTHKESIKDTYKTMRVSKKLKFLIGIYMGLYVASEILVSTRLTLYLTEVKGLSITVANTYLSGFFLCLLIGRLSFAALNIRISSSRLLYTSLILTLIAFLFGYYIHPVFLSVTGITMSYFFPVSVEWINENFKEVSNLLISSSMTIIGITLMIMHQVFGTMTELISVEYAFLFFIFYNLGSISIFHYLRSSKFLK encoded by the coding sequence TTGAAGAATAAAGGTTTTATCATTCTAGGGTATTTAGCACTCGTCGCTTTGAGTTTTATTGATAACGGTCGAGGAGCGACTTACCCACAAATTCTTGAAACTTTCCATGCTAGTGGAAGTCAGGGCTCTCTAATTTTTAGTTTGGCTTCTTTTACTGGTCTTGTTACTAATTTCTCAACTGCTCTTTGGCTACCTCATCTTGGACTTGTGTGGGGAACAAGACTTTTTGTACTTACTCTCTCGATCGCAGCTCTGGGAGTTTCATTAAGCCCAAATTTCTGGATAACTCTATTTTTTGCTGCAATTGCTGGTGTTGGATTTGGAGGCATTGGTATCACAATGAATATTATGGTCTCAGAGGGGGCTCCAGCACATCTTAGACGTCGTTTTCTCTCGGGACTTCACGGCACTTACGGAGTGGCATCTTTCTTAGCCCCGTTAGTTTTTAATCTGATAATGAAACTAGAAGGGAACTGGAGGACTTATTTCTTATTGGCAGTGATTCCTCCACTCTTAGTCTTTCTATATTCATTTACTGTTCATGACACACATAAAGAATCTATTAAAGACACTTATAAGACGATGCGAGTCTCAAAGAAGCTTAAATTTCTTATTGGGATCTATATGGGACTCTATGTTGCCAGTGAAATTCTAGTTTCAACTCGTTTAACTCTTTATCTTACAGAGGTAAAAGGGCTTTCAATTACTGTTGCTAATACATATTTGAGTGGATTTTTCTTATGTCTATTAATTGGGAGATTGTCTTTTGCAGCTTTAAATATACGTATATCGAGCTCTAGATTACTCTATACATCCCTGATTCTAACTCTCATTGCTTTTCTATTTGGTTACTATATTCATCCTGTCTTTTTGTCTGTGACAGGGATAACTATGTCATATTTTTTTCCTGTAAGTGTTGAATGGATTAATGAGAACTTTAAGGAGGTTTCAAACTTACTAATCTCTTCATCGATGACTATCATTGGAATTACACTTATGATAATGCATCAAGTTTTTGGTACGATGACTGAATTAATTAGTGTTGAATACGCTTTCCTCTTTTTTATATTTTATAATCTTGGATCGATTTCAATCTTCCATTATTTAAGGAGTAGCAAATTTTTGAAGTGA
- a CDS encoding sensor histidine kinase: MNIKNNISIFVISTFLGLFIGILITFILVFLDIQEMGMVVNFANILNIIKSQRIYTFALLTFPFGFTLINLLMLKTLVNSKQLKEQSEYISNVLNSMEDYIFSVNGKYDLLPQNHLDTVETKTFNEIIYNHNSYIDLVSGIKDHFELEFNSKIYIIHFSKSNNLVNNLGILSAKDITSLKDKQSQLEEKSKELEISSRMSALGEISAGIAHEINNPLAIIQGNISLIIAKFKRYGRVEENQLELCDDKISQNIERISNIIKNLKNLASKESSLSYSSVSDLISKSKPLINNITSNHGINYNIDYQIDPSTMVSFNPVEFTQIMFNLFSNSKDAMDDFKSNRWIKLVIEDIHDSVIFKVIDSGKGIDKEIATNIFTPMFTTKDFGKGSGLGLSLSGMLAKKNEASIAYDMNAENTTFVIKAKKVLTNHQYKKAA; encoded by the coding sequence ATGAATATTAAAAACAATATCAGTATATTTGTAATTAGTACTTTCCTAGGATTATTCATAGGAATTTTGATTACATTTATTTTGGTTTTTCTCGACATTCAAGAAATGGGAATGGTCGTTAACTTTGCTAATATTCTAAATATAATCAAGTCTCAAAGAATTTATACTTTCGCGCTTTTAACTTTTCCGTTTGGGTTTACTCTAATTAATCTCTTAATGCTTAAAACTTTAGTTAACTCAAAACAACTAAAAGAACAAAGTGAATATATCTCTAACGTTTTAAACTCAATGGAAGATTACATCTTCTCAGTGAATGGAAAATACGATCTTCTCCCTCAAAATCATCTCGACACAGTAGAAACAAAAACATTTAATGAAATAATTTATAATCACAATAGCTACATTGATCTCGTTTCTGGTATCAAAGATCATTTTGAACTAGAATTCAATTCTAAAATTTATATTATTCACTTCTCAAAATCTAATAACCTCGTGAATAACCTAGGCATCCTCTCTGCAAAGGATATAACATCACTGAAAGACAAGCAGTCTCAACTTGAAGAAAAAAGTAAAGAGTTAGAAATTAGTAGTCGCATGAGTGCGCTTGGAGAGATATCTGCAGGTATAGCACATGAAATCAATAATCCTCTTGCAATAATCCAGGGAAACATTTCTCTTATTATCGCAAAATTTAAACGCTATGGAAGAGTTGAAGAAAATCAACTTGAACTTTGCGATGATAAAATTTCTCAAAATATTGAGAGGATATCGAATATCATCAAAAACTTGAAAAACCTAGCGTCAAAAGAAAGTTCACTTAGCTACAGTAGCGTTTCAGATCTTATTTCAAAGAGTAAGCCACTGATCAATAATATCACTAGCAATCATGGAATAAACTATAATATAGATTACCAGATCGATCCTTCGACAATGGTCAGCTTCAATCCTGTTGAGTTCACACAAATCATGTTCAATTTATTCTCTAATTCAAAAGATGCAATGGATGATTTCAAGTCTAATCGCTGGATTAAATTAGTTATTGAAGATATTCATGATAGTGTAATTTTCAAAGTCATCGACTCGGGAAAAGGAATCGACAAAGAAATCGCCACAAATATATTTACACCTATGTTTACAACAAAAGATTTTGGAAAGGGCTCTGGATTAGGCCTCAGCCTTTCAGGAATGCTTGCGAAGAAAAATGAAGCTTCTATCGCATATGATATGAATGCTGAAAATACTACGTTTGTGATTAAAGCTAAGAAAGTTCTTACAAATCATCAATACAAAAAAGCAGCATAA
- a CDS encoding NAD(P)H-binding protein has protein sequence MKIAVIGASGFVGGHLIQELKRDNEIVCLSRSPMKVEDKNLTWKRCDLFSMLDIEEGLRGCDTAIYLVHSMAPSAHLDQGSFKDYDLIIADNFIRAAIKEGIKHIIYLGGIVPKDKNQLSLHLESRLEVEHVIQSAAIPVTIIRAGMILGPGGSSFNIMLRLVQRLKFMGLPSWTETKTQVSYIDDIVDGIKQCLDLNMYGNKTYEIASCAPLTYKEMLHKTAKAYNLKRYLISIPYISRGLSKFWISLVSGAPRSLVYPLVEGLNHEIIASEDLKLKNYNRTFEECIDLCAASETPAKIHAFSKAKRKSNYEVRSVQRYKNTSGMQAIDVAYEYMNWLPLYLNSFIKVFVENEVILFTLLTKEIVLLKLVYSPERSSDDRQLFYIRGGLLAKETKRGRLEFRESLEGKYILAAIHEFIPSLPWSLYRLTQAPFHLKVMTEFSKFLERTNEQNLMKLKNKQETIKRSNI, from the coding sequence ATGAAAATAGCAGTTATCGGTGCCTCCGGCTTTGTCGGAGGCCATCTCATTCAGGAACTTAAAAGAGATAATGAAATAGTCTGTTTATCTCGATCGCCCATGAAAGTGGAAGACAAGAATCTCACATGGAAGAGATGTGATCTTTTTTCAATGCTAGACATCGAAGAAGGCTTAAGAGGCTGTGATACTGCAATCTATCTCGTTCACTCAATGGCCCCCTCTGCTCATCTCGACCAAGGAAGTTTTAAAGATTACGATCTGATTATCGCTGATAACTTTATTCGTGCAGCAATTAAAGAAGGTATTAAACACATCATATACCTAGGCGGTATAGTTCCAAAGGATAAAAATCAATTATCACTTCACCTTGAAAGCCGTCTTGAAGTTGAGCACGTAATTCAAAGTGCAGCAATCCCTGTCACTATCATACGAGCAGGAATGATACTAGGTCCAGGAGGGTCAAGTTTCAATATAATGCTAAGGCTTGTCCAACGATTAAAGTTCATGGGTCTTCCTTCATGGACAGAAACAAAAACACAGGTTTCATATATCGACGATATAGTTGATGGTATTAAGCAATGTCTAGATTTAAATATGTATGGGAATAAGACATATGAAATTGCAAGCTGCGCGCCTCTCACATATAAAGAGATGCTCCACAAAACAGCAAAGGCCTACAACTTAAAGAGATACCTCATATCCATTCCCTATATATCTCGAGGTCTTTCGAAATTTTGGATATCACTAGTTTCTGGAGCTCCTCGAAGTTTAGTTTATCCCCTCGTTGAAGGTCTCAATCACGAAATTATAGCGAGTGAAGATCTAAAGTTGAAAAACTATAATCGTACGTTTGAGGAATGCATTGATCTTTGTGCTGCTAGTGAAACACCAGCAAAGATTCATGCATTTTCAAAGGCCAAGAGAAAAAGTAACTACGAGGTTAGATCAGTTCAACGTTACAAGAATACAAGTGGGATGCAAGCAATTGACGTTGCCTATGAATATATGAACTGGCTTCCACTCTACCTCAACTCATTTATAAAAGTTTTTGTCGAGAATGAAGTAATTCTATTTACTTTATTAACAAAAGAAATCGTGCTCTTAAAACTTGTCTACAGCCCTGAAAGATCTTCTGACGACCGCCAGCTTTTCTATATAAGAGGAGGTCTCCTTGCAAAAGAAACAAAACGAGGACGTTTAGAGTTTAGAGAATCATTAGAGGGTAAATATATACTTGCAGCTATTCATGAATTTATTCCATCACTCCCTTGGTCACTTTATCGTTTGACTCAGGCTCCTTTTCATTTAAAAGTAATGACTGAATTTTCAAAGTTTCTCGAGCGAACCAATGAACAAAATCTCATGAAATTAAAAAACAAACAGGAAACTATTAAACGATCAAATATTTAA